The DNA segment aaatttcctcatgatttttttttcaggattaatcgttaaaatattttctatttttagttttattgggtttgtatttcgtttatgaaaattctttgtaaatccttcatttcctacgcgaaatgctgttcgtattttgggaatgtaaatcattgatgatcctttgtttaaagttatgtgatcttcaaattgtgtaaagggaagatattctcttaaaaagttattttctattataatgtccattcctgattctatttgatatataatgggtattacaaattttgtttcttctatttttatttttaatttttctgctactgtattaagcatgattattgatcatcTCCTATTCAAACTTttaatcttttatcatatttcttccaataatgatttggaagtatatgcttgcttcctaaacacatacttgctcttgtatcaatataagcatgtatatgatatggtttatgttctttgattttaatttgaatttttatatatataatatttggattagttttgtttttattatccattctctctttttttttaagagataagggtaaaattggtatttagaaacaaaagtttttttttcaggaagttaaaagtaaattttatttatataaaaatttataaataagttataaagtATTTTAGAGAGTAATTAACAATTAACACTTAAAAAAACCTCTCCGCGATATCCTCAGTTCATCGTCCCTAATTTTTTGCCCTTTTTTCCTGCCAAAGCAATAACATGAGGTATTATCTTGTTTAGTTGGCTGATTTTCTTTGCAGATCtcttattttgttggaattttcaTAAAGAAGAAAGATGTTGATATCCGTTTCCACAATTGTTTTGGATTTGATCTCGTATAATGTGTATGTGTGTTCGGTTGGTTGTGTTTGTGAACCGAGGcttatttttattgaaaaatcgAGGTATTCTCTTGATTTTCTTTTCGGATCTCTTCTGGAATTTGATTAAAGAATACAGATGCCGATATCCCTTTGCTACAATTGCTTTATATTTGATGTCGTACGGTGTGTATGTGTTTTTGGATGATTGGTGGTGTTCGTAAACTGAGGCttatttttcttgaaaaatcGATTGATGATGGACTAGGATTTCCTTATTGTGTTGTATTTTCATCTGATTTGGTGTCCATGTAAAATGTGCAGCGATGATATAGAGTTGAGCGACACAGAGCTTCCCGATTCAGATCAATATGAATCTTACAGCGACGTCGAAAGCGAGACTGACTTCATTGTCGAACCCAGTGAATCCCCACCTTCCATTGACTTGAAGTCTCCTGCGATTGAACAGTATTATAGCGACTCATTGCCAACTTTTCGTCATGTACGCAAATTTTGTTCCCATATGGTCCATGTGATTGCATCACCGATGCTTCTCTGCAAATTTCTTGATaccataatattatttttaacctcATCTAACGGCATTCAACTCATGAATTGGTGGATCTGACATTTGAGTCGTTGTGCCATGCTAGCATACTTTATTCATGTCGAATAGTGATTACCTAGAAACTAAAGTTTGATTAAACTTGTTGACAGTTGTGTGATTTATGTATGAAGATTCCTGATGATGGAAGCATCGGTGGATCAGTCACACTTACAAATGCGGATAAACATGATCGTCTGAAAGTTTCAGCAGAATTAGTTTTGAAATTTTACAATGACACAAAAGTTAGATAAGTTATTTGATGTATACAGCtctgattattattattgtaattGTTATTCTTTTCTAGCTTAGCATTGTGTCTTGCATTCTTTCCTACTGGTTACAGTTGAAGAATTTCAAGCTTGTGAAGCTTTGCAAGTTCAACATTGCAAGTATACATTACGGGCTCACTTTCAGGGCTCGTGAAGATGGAAGCGAGGAGTGTCCTCTTTTTCGAGGTGTTGTTCGTTGTGTGGGTGGGCAAAAGCCGGTGTTTTGTGAAATCAAGGTGCCATTCTTCACCGTGTTGATCTCGATAATCTTTTATCATATGTTTTCTGGAGTTGGGCGAGgaataatttatgaatttagAGGAGATTCTAAGTCTGCGATTGTGAATAAGATTCTAAGAAACACAATTGCATCCCCAAAAGTTAAAAAAATGTTCTTAGTCTTTCTTCCTTCTTGGCAGAAAAGTTTTAGCACttggttttgattttttttaggaGGATGATGAAGTCACACTTCTGCCTGGTGACGATGATTATGCTAGTTCAGAATCATGTGACATCAAAGATAGCCCCTCCTGCATATGGTATTATATCTCCACTAGTCATATTTAACTGTTTCCGCTTGTAAGTTTTGTTAAGTTAATAATTGTGCATTTTTTGACGTAAAGGCATCTGATTAGATGATATTCATCACTATTGACGTGGTAATCCTGAAATGTTACACTATTTTGCCAAATTAAGTATCGAGGACAGTATTGTGATGATTTGACGTTGATAGTTCGACTCTTGTGATTCCTTGCCTCATCGAGACTATGTTCAATGTTTTGTGAGAATTTTCTTGCTATGCATgttttgttgttattattattatttttatttagttaaatCATATGGTGTGTCTTTGATTAATTGTCCGATCCTTTTCAGACGAGATATGTTGTATAATTTGGAGGCTTTCTTCATGCTTATAATGTATTTTTCTTATGgatattatttttcaaattttaacgCAGCAAAAATGATCCTGGATATGGCTCAATTGCTGGTTCTAATGTTTCTGAGGGAAGTTTGAAATAAAGAAACTACCAACCTTGTGCAAAACAATCTCCGGAGTCTGGAGGAGAGTTATGTTTTATATTTAATGTTACTGTCTAAAGTTTCTAATTTAATATTTACGCCCCACTAGAATGGTCTATCTCCTAGTATGTTTAGTGGCAGTAAATAATTATGGACTAAACAATTGTGTGTTGAATGCGCCATCATTAGTGAGGttctaatttaatatttaaccCCACTAAAATGGTCCATCTCCTAGTATGTTTAATGGCATTAAATAATAATGAACCACAATTTTGTGTGGAATGTGTATCCATTAGTGAGGTTCGGAATAACatgaaaaaatttaatattgacATGGCATCTCATTAATAAACTGTAGTCAGATAACAGATAAGAAATTAAAGAGGGGAATCTCTGGTTTGTTTAGTCTCTCGAATAATTAGATGCAAACATATTTCTCGGTTTagtcatgatagtcatccatcaCCTCAAAATAAGCAAAGTTTTTGTACATGAATTGGATTTGTGGATTACTTGAGCCGAGACATAATCTAAAATATTTAGTTTGCACTCCAATACAAACAAATTAAAACGGAATTTTCAAGAATTAATGAGAAATAACAAAGAATCTTGGAAGCGAGAAATACTCAAAAGCTGAGAAAATCAATAATACTACCAGGTGTCGAATACAAAACTCATGCCTATTCCCATCCTATTCCCAGTAATAGATTCAAGAAATATATAATgtaaacatatataaatatattgtatatagtattttatttatttatttatcgagCTCGTGATTGAGAATAACAAGAGAACATTCAGCACCAAAAAAGATGTTTTACAACAAATAtcataattgaaaaaaaaaaaaaaaactgacagcaaaaaaaattattttcaaataaatacAAGTGATGGGACAAGATATATATATGGAAAATTTGCAGGAGTTGCCTAAAATTACGATCCTCCCAACTCCCTCAGCTGCCAAGACAATTGAAACTGGTTTTCTCGAGAAATAGATCATTTTACATGTACTTGAAACGCTTTATTTTCATTGAGATCATCTACTTTCAAACGATTTTTTACCCCGAGCAACTTGTTCAGTGCACCAACATAGGCTCGAACACTAGAGATCACGATATCCATATCTGCTCCAGTTCCACTATCAACAGACATCACAAATGAAATGACTCTTTACGAACACTAGAGATCACGATATCCATATCCATAAGCTCGAACACATTATGATCGTTGTGATTATTGAACTTAAAAACAAGTTGAATGAAATTTTGCCTTATACCTGAATGCACGGTTAACAGTTTGTCCAGTCAAAGCATGGGTTGCAGGTACACTATCTACTCCTCGAATTAGAACCCTTGTTGTTGCGATAGCATCAATACCTTCTGTGACTGAATTCATGGAATACTCTAGAAGTTTGACAGGAACCTAGAAATAGAAGAAAGGAGTGATAAATAACATTTCAGATCTTACAAAGAACTGTGTTGAACaagaatacaacttaaaaacaCCCATACCTTAATTCCCATTGGCAGATAATATCAAGTACAGTGACAGTAAAAATGATTAGATGTCACGTTTTGGATGAAACATTACCATTTAAAATTTTACTAGGCATACAACATGTTAATCTACCAAGTGCGTTAGTGTGGGAATAATAATACAGAGCCCAGCAGAAAGACAGACCTTCACTATGAGATCAATGGCCTTATAAGCTGCATCAACAGGTCCAGTCCCAACTGAACAAGCAATGTGCACAGTTCCGCTAGCATCAATGAGTTTAACCGTTGCAGTTGAAAGGCCGAGGCTACCACATGTAACCTATTCACGAGGGACATTCAGAACAAATTGACTGAACTATTCTATGAAAGCAAACTGCAGTTGAATGAAACTAGTTGCTGAACCTGTACATCTTCGAACTTCCAAATCACTAGTGGTTGGAAAACTTCATCGGAAACTAGAGCAATTAGGTCATCGTCGGTGATACTCTGGAAAAGTTCACTCCCATGAATACAGGAAGGCCAACAACAAAGATAACAGGCCAATTCCATACATCAAGAATGGTCTCAAAAGGTGAATAATGCTTGCCCTAAGCATGTTTTCACTTTTATGCTTCGTCAACAGTTGAATTAAGAATGAATTATCTattctaataaaattttatagaaATAAGTAGCTCCTTCAGTATCAGAGAATTTCATGTACCTTTTTATTTCCAGCAACAGATTTGAAACGTGAGAATAGATCATCAAGTTCCTTGCCATCAATATCATATCCAAGCTGCAATCACATTCATAAAAGACAAGATGGTAGACAATATCAATAACTACACAAACTCTATTGATCAACGTTAAGTAAGCTCAAATTTGCAATTTACCTCCAACATTTTGGCTTTTAAAGCATGGCGTCCACTGTTCAAAGAATTATGAGAACAAAGAATATTACAAAAGTTTCTCCCTCGATATAAAAAAGTCCACAATGTAATGATTGTTTCCTTGACAGAAGTTGCATCAGTAAACTCATACATATGAAAAGTACTCGTACAAAGGAGTAAGAACAACAAATTTCACATTCAGATAAAGGAAGATGGACAGATGACCTAATTTCTGGACAGTTACTCTTTACTCCTGAAAAAACGAATGTCAAATGCTGCAGACGAGCAAAAATGTCTAAAAGTTGAACTTATGATATGAAACCGTCACTGATGAAATAACTTGTTTTATCCAGAAGTAAAATAGAAAAGGAGCCAACACCGAGAAACCCACTAATCCATCCTCTGCCTACACatcttcattttattttattacaaaaaGCTGTCAGAATATGTTGCAAACTTGCAGTTCAACTATCCACAACTTTTCTATGCTGCCCGTGAAATACACCAAGAACACTCAATATCAATGGGTCATATGAGCTCATATGGATTCACAGCCATCTCATGTGTGTTGCATACAATCCAAAGGCAGTTATCTCACAAGCTGAGCCTTACCAGGTGAAACACAAGATTACCCCATGTTTTtggtaagtttttttttatcaatgaaATGAAAACTACAGTTAGAAATCTTAAAGACCAAATTCGCGTACGAAAACCTGTTTCAAATCCACAATCAATGATTGTTTTCATAATGGGAACGGTGATGGAACCGGTCTATCTTGAAAAAATGGTTCAACCGATCAGACCGTTTTAACCAAACGGTCGAACCGGAAAAcagtttatataatataatataatataattaataatatattttaaaacttaAAAGTTGTATATAAgttgacaaaaaaaatatatttatcctagtttgaaaaataaataacgatataaatatattcgaaatattaattatagctatatatatttttaaaattaaataaattaatcaaaaaaactttaataataacaaaataatatttttaacgatgTACAAATTACAATTAatcatttattatatatattaattattaattaaagttttaaattaaaaaaaactaaattaaaaaaaaataacaaaattcgaAAACCCGTTGAACCGGTTCTTTGGCCGGTTCATGGGGCCATTCTTGGCCAGTTCGACCGCTTTAGACCAGTTCCAAAAGGTTCGGTCATTAAAACAATTTTTGGGAGTGTTCCGGACTGGACTAGTGACCATTTCCGATCGATCCGGCCGATCCGGTTCGGTTttgaaaacattgtttacaataTAACAAGCCAAAGCACA comes from the Henckelia pumila isolate YLH828 chromosome 1, ASM3356847v2, whole genome shotgun sequence genome and includes:
- the LOC140875763 gene encoding uncharacterized protein isoform X2; protein product: MSDDIELSDTELPDSDQYESYSDVESETDFIVEPSESPPSIDLKSPAIEQYYSDSLPTFRHLCDLCMKIPDDGSIGGSVTLTNADKHDRLKVSAELVLKFYNDTKLKNFKLVKLCKFNIASIHYGLTFRAREDGSEECPLFRGVVRCVGGQKPVFCEIKEDDEVTLLPGDDDYASSESCDIKDSPSCICKNDPGYGSIAGSNVSEGSLK
- the LOC140875763 gene encoding uncharacterized protein isoform X1 codes for the protein MLISVSTIVLDLISYNVYVCSVGCVCEPRLIFIEKSSDDIELSDTELPDSDQYESYSDVESETDFIVEPSESPPSIDLKSPAIEQYYSDSLPTFRHLCDLCMKIPDDGSIGGSVTLTNADKHDRLKVSAELVLKFYNDTKLKNFKLVKLCKFNIASIHYGLTFRAREDGSEECPLFRGVVRCVGGQKPVFCEIKEDDEVTLLPGDDDYASSESCDIKDSPSCICKNDPGYGSIAGSNVSEGSLK